One genomic region from Actinomycetes bacterium encodes:
- a CDS encoding phage major capsid protein has protein sequence MTALNLNSFEAALKVHYTDLRVKNLVYRNNPWLAAIPKMEAFGGKMLPLPLQVGVPQGRSADFQRAQADKTPGVYKDFELKRIRNYGLAAIQNEVLEASVGNANAFMQAAASEIDGILRALTQDLAGGLYSDGTGSRGTIGAIDATVPATTIITLANPTDIVRFEVQMKLQFQTVIGTTTLGGPLDVIAVNRDLGTITVDDSASIGLLVNDFIFQDGDQPGTPTEKLKITGLAGWLPPVAPGPTDLFFGVNRSSDPTRLGGIRYDGTAETIEEAMIGAGALLFREGGRPDVIFMNPLSYSELIKSLGSKVVYDLMRSSDVADVFFEAVRIHLPSGSAMVVADPNCPSGRAYMLQMDTWKMYSLGMAPKILMTDGLRFLRENDADAVEVRAGYYAQMGCTAPGWNATIALAT, from the coding sequence ATGACTGCATTGAATCTCAATAGCTTTGAGGCGGCGCTCAAAGTTCACTACACCGACCTCAGGGTCAAGAATCTCGTGTACCGCAACAACCCGTGGCTCGCTGCCATCCCGAAGATGGAAGCGTTCGGCGGCAAGATGCTTCCGTTGCCCTTGCAGGTCGGCGTACCGCAGGGCCGCTCAGCCGACTTCCAGCGCGCGCAGGCAGACAAGACGCCGGGCGTGTACAAGGACTTCGAACTGAAGCGCATCAGGAACTACGGTTTGGCTGCGATCCAGAACGAGGTGCTCGAAGCCTCTGTTGGGAACGCGAACGCGTTCATGCAGGCTGCCGCCTCTGAGATCGACGGCATCCTTCGTGCTCTGACCCAAGACCTCGCTGGCGGTCTCTACTCCGACGGCACCGGCTCTCGCGGCACCATCGGCGCCATCGACGCCACCGTCCCTGCGACCACCATCATCACGCTCGCGAACCCGACGGATATCGTTCGGTTCGAGGTGCAGATGAAGCTGCAGTTCCAGACGGTCATCGGTACGACCACTCTGGGTGGCCCGCTGGACGTGATCGCGGTGAATCGGGATCTGGGAACCATCACGGTGGACGACTCGGCCAGCATCGGTTTGCTCGTAAACGATTTCATCTTCCAAGATGGCGATCAGCCGGGTACGCCGACGGAGAAGCTGAAGATCACCGGCCTTGCGGGCTGGCTTCCTCCGGTGGCTCCCGGGCCGACAGACCTCTTCTTCGGGGTGAATCGGTCCTCTGATCCCACGCGTTTGGGGGGCATCCGATATGACGGTACCGCCGAGACGATCGAGGAGGCCATGATCGGCGCTGGCGCGCTGCTCTTCCGTGAGGGTGGTCGTCCAGACGTCATCTTTATGAACCCGCTCTCGTACTCGGAGCTCATCAAGTCCCTCGGCAGCAAGGTGGTCTACGACCTCATGCGTTCGAGCGACGTGGCGGACGTCTTCTTCGAGGCCGTGCGTATCCACCTTCCGAGCGGAAGCGCCATGGTTGTTGCCGACCCGAACTGCCCGAGCGGACGCGCGTACATGCTCCAGATGGACACCTGGAAGATGTACTCTCTCGGTATGGCTCCCAAGATCCTGATGACTGATGGGCTGCGATTCCTGCGGGAAAATGACGCAGACGCAGTTGAGGTAAGGGCTGGATATTATGCACAAATGGGCTGTACGGCGCCTGGTTGGAACGCAACCATCGCACTAGCAACCTGA